TTTCGTATAAAAAGCACGGACTTTCGTATAAAAAGCAGGTCAGGCCATAGCTTTAAGCGGTATATTTGTTCTATACACATTTTATAAATGAATGATTTTACCCATCAACAGTTTATTAGCGAAAACGTGCTTTTTCGCTTTCTCATCTCACCTGACCGCAGGATATTCCGGCATCTGCTGCTCATTGTTTTCATAGGTGCTGTGTTGTACAACAGTACTTCCGTAATTGCCCACCCGGTAGCGTTATTTGTATATTTCATTATATTATTCTATGTAAATATGTACGTGCTGGTGCCAAAGCTTTTGTTTAAGAATAAGAATATTAAATACTTTTTATCTGTGATCAGCATTCTTGTTGTAATGGCTGTTTGTGGTTATTTTTTCAATCCTATCAATGAACAAAACGAGCTGAATATCCCGCTTTTCTCTTTCTTTACCGTGCTGCTGCTAGCGGCTTCATCTTCCGTAAAACTGTTTCAGAAGGGAATGATGGACAGGCAATTGATCTACGAGTTGGAACGGTCGAAAACATATGCAGAACTGGAACAATTGAAAAACCAGATCAATCCGCATTTTTTGTTTAATATGCTAAACAATGCCAATGTTCTAACGAAGAAAGATCCCGAAAAAGCCTCTCAGGTTTTAATGAAACTGAGTGATTTGCTTCGCTATCAGCTTTATGACAGTGCAAGAGATAAGGTGTTGCTGACTTCGGATATTCGTTTCCTGGAAGATTTTTTAAATTTGGAGA
This DNA window, taken from Chitinophaga niabensis, encodes the following:
- a CDS encoding sensor histidine kinase, translating into MISILVVMAVCGYFFNPINEQNELNIPLFSFFTVLLLAASSSVKLFQKGMMDRQLIYELERSKTYAELEQLKNQINPHFLFNMLNNANVLTKKDPEKASQVLMKLSDLLRYQLYDSARDKVLLTSDIRFLEDFLNLEKIRRDSFEFLISKEGDLSGVQIPPLLFISFVENAVKHNNDATKSSYVNLYFDVRNDELFFRCINSKPMLRSVNNTGGLGLANVKRRLELLFPATHSLNIEDDPERYCVTLTIKL